The genomic segment AGGGCGACTACTCATCGCCCTCTTCAACTCCCATTAGTCGTTGCGATCGCCTTTCCTTAAGTTGACACCAATGGGCGCGCCTCGCCCCTACGGGGGATAATTTAATCATTAACAATCTTACTCTGATCATTCTGAATCAGGCAACTGTTCTAACTCTTCAGCAATTAAAGTTTGTAAATCTTCGCCACAATGGGTTTGCAGATGAATTATTGATGCTAATAACTCTGCTAAACTATCCATTTTTTAACTATAGCTTAATAAGTTTCCTGTCTGAATTTTATCTAAAACCTGAATAACGGTTTGACATTCTTCTTCGAGTTCTGCTATCAAATTTTGTCAGTTTTAACTTTTAATAAAAGATGTGCGATCGCTAATATACATAATGGTTTCCTCATCGGTTTATCGTTAAATATGAAGGGTGCAGAATAGTGCAATTAAACTGCTTAGTTTTGCGCTGTTGCTGCACTAATGATTTTACCTAGCGTGGTTTCAGAGTTTAAGAGAAACCCGCTATGCGACAGAAATCAATAGGGATTTCCTATGCCATTATCGCTCCGTTATTCTTTGGTGTACTACCCTTATGTTGGCGGTATGTACCCCTCCCAACACTGCTTTTAATTCTTGATCGCTGCTTATTCACCTTTGCCATTGTAGGAGTGATTTTATTCATCACAGGTCAATGGGAAACAGTTTGCAACTTTGGCTTAAAAGTTATTGCAAAAGTGGCTATATCTGCCTTTTGTTTAGCGTTACATTTAGGCTTTTTTATGGGTGCGATCGCTCTAGGACATCAAGTAGAAGCCGCCATCGGAATGTTCCTCGCTCCCGCAGCAACAGCCGTTTTATCAACAATTTTATTAGGAGAAAAGCTTAACACAATTAAACGGCTTTGTGTTGGAATTTCGGTATTTTCAGCGATTATTTTCTTCTATGAAGCTCAAGAAATCCCTCATTTTGCTGTCTTCATCTCGTTAACTTGGGGGCTGTATTTATGTGAACGCAAACACGCTTTAAAAATGGTCAGTAACCCCCTCGCCTACAGTTGGCTGGAACAAAGCTTAATTGCAGGGGTTTTAATTGTAATTGTAATTTTCAATAGCGTTTTTCCGGCTAATGTTCAACCCTTAACTGCTGTTAATTCCAGTGCTTTCTTAGTATTGGCTGGCGGATGTACCTTAGCAACCATCGCTAGTTTTTTACAATCAAAAGCCTCTCAAATGATTGACTGTTCCCAGGTGGGGATGTTAGGGGTACTTTCTCCCGTTGTGCAGTTTATTGTTGCGGTACTCGTCGATCAAAAACCCGTCAGCTTGTTACAACTAACTGCTATCATGCTGTTATTAATTGCCGTTGTCTTATACAACTGTCCTCCCCTCAAAAACCCAACATTATCAAAAGCAAACTAATTGAAGCAGAAACCGGGTTTCTGAATGAAAACTCTTGATTTTCACAACAAACCCTAAACGAGAAACTCGGTTTCTTGAAGCTCTTGAAAAATCATCTAAATAGGAGTTAATATTATGTCCTGTCCTCAAGTCGGTTGCAAGCTCAGAAAAACGTCCGAAAACCAAGCGGTTTGTTTAAAAAATGGTTGTGTGTTTAGATTAGAAAAACAGCAAACTGTTGATCATGGAGAGGGGATTTTATGGTTTTTATTAATTGCTGTGTTTGTGTTTATTATTGTAGTCGGTAGAGGATAATTTGGAAAAATCAATGATTAACAATGAGGTGGGTGCGCTGCGCTTACCCACCCGACGAGATTACCAACCAAAAGCTGAATAAAATTGGCTATCTTCAGGGGTTGATTCTGATGAATTTTCAGCATCAGGATTAACCCTAATTTCCGTACAAAATGTTGAGGTATTAAACCCACCAAATCGTTTAACGGCGCTGGTTCGCATCCGCACATCTGAACCAACAAACCAAAAGCGTTCAATGGAACTCATGGTTTCATATTCAGTAATTAAAATTAAGGCATCATCTTCATCCATTTCAAACTCACCCGCAACGGGCATAATTTCTGCATAACCCCGTTCTCGCAACATTTTGCCTTTACGGGGATTTTCAGCATCAGGAACAATAGCAAACACCGTTGATCCTTTGTGGTTTTCGTCTTCCTTATCCCAAGCCATTTCCCCCGCCCAGGTGACATAAGCACCCCCGGCGGCTAAACTGGGGTCAACTTCGTGCATCTGACAAATTTCGATGACTCTAGGATCGCCTGCATCTAAGCTGGTGACTTGAATATCAGAAAATCCTTTTTCAGCTTGTCTAAAGGCTAAATGGTGAGTGGTTCGTTGCGATCGCCAGGTTCCCGCACTCTTGTGAAAAAATTCCATTGCATCCATCACGGTTAAAATCCCTTCATTCACTGATGTTTCAAGGTTTCACCCTTTATCATAGAGCGATTCTGAGTTAGTTGTGAATTTTTGCAACAGAGATTAGTTCCAAAATGTGCATTATGGACAGTTTGTCAAGCTGTTGTTACGATAATTTACATTTAGTGTGATACAGGTTAACTTAGTCAGTCCGAATCTTTGTGATTTGTACAACTTAGTCAGAGGAGTGAATATGAAAACGCCTGCAAACCTCAGTCTTGAACAACAATTCAAGTTACAAGTTCTAAAAGAACAAGTCAAAACCTTAAATTTAGAAGAAGCCCAAGATTATTTAATAGAACTGTTATGCCAAAGTATGGTTAAAGATAATCTCCTGCGTCAATGGATTAAAAACCCTTAATCAGTTATCAGTGTAGAGACGTGCCATGGCACGTCTGTATCAGTCATCAGTGGAGAGTTAGCAGTTAATCGTTTATAGTTCATTGTTAATGATTTATGGCTGAAAACTATCAGCCATAAACTCCAGACTAACAACTGATAACTGATAACTGATAACTGATAACTGATTATCCAAACCGACCACTAACGTATTGTTGAGTGGCTTCTTCTTTGGGATTTTGGAAGATGGTTTGGGTGTCATCATATTCCACTAAATAGCCAAAGCGTTTTCCACCTTCTATGGCTTTGGCGTTAAAAAATGCCGTCATATCTGCAACTCGTGTGGCTTGCTGCATATTGTGAGTAACAATAATAATGGTGTAATTTTGTTTGAGTTCGTGAAGTAAATCTTCAACGGCTAAAGTAGAAATTGGGTCTAAAGAAGCACAGGGTTCATCCATTAACACAACATCAGGATTAATGGCGATCGCCCTTGCAATACAAAGTCGTTGTTGCTGACCGCCTGATAATGCAAAACCACTTTGATTGAGTTTATCTTTCACTTCATCCCATAACACGGCTTGACGCAGCGATTTTTCGACAATATCATCTAATTCCGCTTTATTTTTAGCTAATCCATTCACCCGAACCCCATAGGCAATATTATCATAAATTGATTTGGGGAAAGGATTGGGTTTTTGAAACACCATTCCGATGCGACGACGAACTTCTACCGGATCAACATTAGGGGCATATAGATTTTGATTATGATAAAATATATTCCCCTTTAATCGAAATCCTTGAATTAAATCATTGAGACGATTAAAACAGCGTAAAATCGTACTCTTTCCACAACCTGAAGGCCCAATAAAAGCCGTGACTCTATTTTTAGGAATTTCTAAACAAACGCCCCGAACAGCCTTGAAATCACCATAATAGATATCAATATTTTCAGTTTGGATGACCGTTTCCATTTCTACCGAGGCATACTGATGAAAATCGTACATGAGATTAACTCCTTAAAGGATACAATAATTAAAAAATCCACATCAAAATTAAGTATTTTCATCAATTCATACAAAATTCTGATGACCGTCTAATTACAGGTTAAAGTTACCCCAAATCGAGTAACCTAGCCATTATCATTTCGGGTTTAAAGCTTAGACTTAAAACTGTTTTTGACGAGTCGCAAATCGGGCAATTACGCTCGTTAATAACACTAAAGCCACCAATACCAGGGATGCTGCCCAAGCAAACTCCTGTAAAACTTTATCAAACCCTCTAGCAAATTCATAAACTAAATAGGCGAGGGAGGGAAGGGTCGGAGACAAAGGGCCTTTAGGCCAGTTATTGGTATAAACAACGGTAAATAATAGGGGTGCAGTTTCTCCAGCAGCCCTGGCAACAGCTAACGTTACCCCGGTTAAAATGGCGGGTAAGGCGGCAGGAAGAACTACTTGTAATGCTGTTTGATAATTAGAAGCCCCCACCCCAACGGATGCCCAACGAATCTCTTGGGGAACAATTTGTAGAGCTTCATCGGTGGTGCGAATAATCGTAGGTAACATCAAAATCGAGAGAGCAATCGCACCCGCCAGCACAGAAAACGTTCCCATTTTTAACACAATAAAACTGTAAGCAAACACCCCCGCAATAATTGAAGGAACACCACTCAAAACATTTGTAATAAATCGAATCCAACGCACAAATTGACCATTTTTGCCAAATTCCGAAAGAAAAATTGCAGCTAAAACCCCAAAGGGAATAGCAACTATAGTAGCAATTGCCACCACTTGTATTGTGCCAAGAATAGCACTGGCAATGCCTCCGGTTGTTTGACCCGCAACGGGGGGAAGCTTGGTAAATAAATCTAAATTTAAACGTCCAGCCCCCTTAACTAAAACATAAAACAAAACTGCAAAAAGCGGAATCAAGGTGATTAAAATACAAGCTGTTGCAATCCCGGTCATTAAAAATTCAAAAATGTCACGGGAACTTTTAGAATTGCGAATTAAACTGAAACCTTGACTTCCAGCATAGTTTGTTTTTTGGGAAAGATTTGACATAAAAGAATACTCAATGTTTTCAGCTAATTAGATTATTGAAAAACGAATTTTGAGAATTTTTAAGATTTAATGGATTCCTCAATTAACTTCCATCCACTGCCATCTCCATTATTGGTATTTAGCCTTAACTTGATTAACAATCCACTCCGCAGCAATATTAACCAATAAGGTGAGAGCAAATAAAACTAATCCAGCATACATCAGAGCCGAAACTTGTAAACCAGAGGCTTCTGGGAATTGATTTGCCATCAAAGAAGCAATGGTATTCCCTGGAGCAAAAAGGGAAATTTTCAGATTATTCGAGTTTCCAATAATCATCGTGGCTGCCATGGTTTCTCCCATTGCCCGCCCTAGACCTAACATAATTCCCCCCACAATTCCAGAAAAAGCGGCAGGAATTAAAACTCGAAAGATTGTGACCCAACGAGTTGCTCCTAACCCCAAGGAAGCTTGACGTAAATCCGGCGGTAAACTCGCTAATGAATCCCTGGCAATGGCGGTAATAATCGGCAGAATCATAATCGCTAAAATTACCCCTGCCGGAAACATTCCAGGGCCAGCTGGAGGGGTACTAAATAACGGTATCCAGCCGAAATTTTGATACAGAAACATTTGAAAAGGTCTTAAAAATGGAATTAAGACAAAAATACCCCAAAGACCATAAACCACACTGGGAATCGCCGCTAACAATTCCACCAAAAACGTTAAAGCGGTACGAATTGAAAGGGGAATAAAATCCTCACTTAAGAAAATCGCAGTTCCTAACCCCAAAGGAACAGCAAATACCAAAGCAATCAATGAACTCACCAGCGTCCCATAAATCATAGGAAACGCACCATATTGATTGTTAACCGGGTTCCAAGAACTACTGAATAAAAATTCTAATCCAAACTCTTGAATAGCTGGGATCGCTTGTTGAGCGATGGGAAAACCCAGTAATAGTAAGACTAAAATAACGCCCCAAGCCATCAGCCGTGTTAGCCAGACAAATCCTTGATCTAGCACTTTTTCTACAGGGGAACGAGATTGAGGAATTCCTGTTACATTTTGATTCGGTAAGACCATACAAGATTAATTATACATCATAAAATCGGCACCCGACACCCGACACCTGATAACTGATAACTGATAACTGATAACTGAAATTACTCAACTTTAATCGTAAAGTCTGGGCTAATTTGATCGGCTTTTTCTGCAACTTTTTTAACAACGGCTGGAGGTAAAGGCACATATCCTAGTTCAGGACTAATTTTTTGGCCTTCAGTTAATCCATATTGAATCATAGCTTCAACAGACTTGGCAACTTCAGGATTATCATATTTTTGATAAGCCAGTATCCAAGAATAAGTCACAATCGGATAGGAATCGGCTCCTTCAGGATTGGTAATAAAAGCGCGTAAATCTTCCGGTAATTCGACAGACTCCAGGGTTTTTGCAGCAGCCGCATCGGTCGGTTTGATGAAATTTCCGGCTTTGTTTTGCAAATCGGCCATCTTCAAGTTAGCACTTTTGGCATAACCATATTCAATATAACCAATCGCACCGGGAGCTTGATTAATTTGAGCCGTTACCCCATCGTTGCCCTTGGCTCCAATTCCCACAGGCCATTGAACGGTTTTACCTTCTCCCACACTATTTTTCCACTCTTCGCTCATGGCACTTAAGTTTTTAGTGAAAACCCCGGTTGTTCCACTACCATCAGACC from the Planktothrix tepida PCC 9214 genome contains:
- the pstC gene encoding phosphate ABC transporter permease subunit PstC, which encodes MVLPNQNVTGIPQSRSPVEKVLDQGFVWLTRLMAWGVILVLLLLGFPIAQQAIPAIQEFGLEFLFSSSWNPVNNQYGAFPMIYGTLVSSLIALVFAVPLGLGTAIFLSEDFIPLSIRTALTFLVELLAAIPSVVYGLWGIFVLIPFLRPFQMFLYQNFGWIPLFSTPPAGPGMFPAGVILAIMILPIITAIARDSLASLPPDLRQASLGLGATRWVTIFRVLIPAAFSGIVGGIMLGLGRAMGETMAATMIIGNSNNLKISLFAPGNTIASLMANQFPEASGLQVSALMYAGLVLFALTLLVNIAAEWIVNQVKAKYQ
- a CDS encoding NblA/ycf18 family protein is translated as MKTPANLSLEQQFKLQVLKEQVKTLNLEEAQDYLIELLCQSMVKDNLLRQWIKNP
- the pstB gene encoding phosphate ABC transporter ATP-binding protein PstB, with amino-acid sequence MYDFHQYASVEMETVIQTENIDIYYGDFKAVRGVCLEIPKNRVTAFIGPSGCGKSTILRCFNRLNDLIQGFRLKGNIFYHNQNLYAPNVDPVEVRRRIGMVFQKPNPFPKSIYDNIAYGVRVNGLAKNKAELDDIVEKSLRQAVLWDEVKDKLNQSGFALSGGQQQRLCIARAIAINPDVVLMDEPCASLDPISTLAVEDLLHELKQNYTIIIVTHNMQQATRVADMTAFFNAKAIEGGKRFGYLVEYDDTQTIFQNPKEEATQQYVSGRFG
- a CDS encoding EamA family transporter, which translates into the protein MRQKSIGISYAIIAPLFFGVLPLCWRYVPLPTLLLILDRCLFTFAIVGVILFITGQWETVCNFGLKVIAKVAISAFCLALHLGFFMGAIALGHQVEAAIGMFLAPAATAVLSTILLGEKLNTIKRLCVGISVFSAIIFFYEAQEIPHFAVFISLTWGLYLCERKHALKMVSNPLAYSWLEQSLIAGVLIVIVIFNSVFPANVQPLTAVNSSAFLVLAGGCTLATIASFLQSKASQMIDCSQVGMLGVLSPVVQFIVAVLVDQKPVSLLQLTAIMLLLIAVVLYNCPPLKNPTLSKAN
- the pstA gene encoding phosphate ABC transporter permease PstA, which encodes MSNLSQKTNYAGSQGFSLIRNSKSSRDIFEFLMTGIATACILITLIPLFAVLFYVLVKGAGRLNLDLFTKLPPVAGQTTGGIASAILGTIQVVAIATIVAIPFGVLAAIFLSEFGKNGQFVRWIRFITNVLSGVPSIIAGVFAYSFIVLKMGTFSVLAGAIALSILMLPTIIRTTDEALQIVPQEIRWASVGVGASNYQTALQVVLPAALPAILTGVTLAVARAAGETAPLLFTVVYTNNWPKGPLSPTLPSLAYLVYEFARGFDKVLQEFAWAASLVLVALVLLTSVIARFATRQKQF
- a CDS encoding phycobiliprotein lyase, which encodes MDAMEFFHKSAGTWRSQRTTHHLAFRQAEKGFSDIQVTSLDAGDPRVIEICQMHEVDPSLAAGGAYVTWAGEMAWDKEDENHKGSTVFAIVPDAENPRKGKMLRERGYAEIMPVAGEFEMDEDDALILITEYETMSSIERFWFVGSDVRMRTSAVKRFGGFNTSTFCTEIRVNPDAENSSESTPEDSQFYSAFGW